The Aspergillus flavus chromosome 6, complete sequence nucleotide sequence GGGGTGCCGACGCCGACAACATGGAGAAGTCCCAGGTCTTCGACGGCAGCGAGACCTCGATGTCCGGCAACGGCGAGTACATCCCTAACCAGGGGGACATCAAGCTGCTCCTGGGTAACTACCCAGCCATCGACCTACCCCCcggcagcggcggcggctGCGTCACCAGCGGTCCATTCAAGGACTACAAGCTGAACCTGGGCCCGGCCGCCCTGTCCCTGCCCGGCGGAAACATGACCGCAGCAGCCAACCCCCTCACCTACAACCCCCGTTGCATGAAGCGCTCCCTCACCACCGAGATCCTGCAGCGATACAACACCTTCCCCAAGATCGTCGAGCTCATCCTCGACAGCGACGACATCTGGGACTTCCAGATGACCATGCAGGGCGTCCCCGGCAGCGGCTCCATCGGCGTCCACGGCGGCGGCCACTACTCCATGGGCGGCGACCCCGGTCGCGACGTCTACGTGAGCCCCGGAGACACTGCCTTCTGGCTTCACCACGGTATGATCGACCGCGTGTGGTGGATCTGGCAGAACCTCGACCTCCGGAAGCGCCAGAATGCCATCTCCGGTACCGGTACCTTCATGAACAACCCGGCTTCTCCTAATACCACTCTGGACACCGTCATCGATCTCGGCTATGCCAATGGCGGCCCCATCGCGATGCGCGATCTCATGAGCACCACTGCTGGTCCTTTCTGTTACGTGTATCTGTAGATGGTGTTTCTATTCTTGACCCGGGGATTACCCGGACGAAAAGTCATCGTAAATAGATAGTCGCTGATGCATGTAACATGATAGACAAATgactagtataataatagaccCATGAATTTGAATTGTACATACCACCGTCCTTACAACACCTCCACTTATCATAGGTTCTACCAACCTAATCGATCCTCAACAAACTAATCACTCCACCCAAAACATAGTCGAGATCCTCTGTACCAGAATGTAACCGACCAACTATCGACACCAAAACCTCGGAAGCATAGACCACCGAACTTCCGTTTTAGCCACGGTTGAACCGTGAAAATGTCTCACAACCCGATGTTTAAAAACTGGGGCCGGTGATTCTTGGCATGGACGTTAGCTTCTGTTGCATCCGTGGATGAGTTTAACTTGGTTTTGGGTTTGGGATCGGAGTTGGGTTGGTTTATCTGGatggtttttttttttttggggggggggggggggggggggggggggagaGGAGTATACTGGATGTGTTTATTCTGTATGGATTGTGGTTTATATAGATTCTGGAATTTTGGATTGTCTTCCTAAAGTGCACGGGGttctatctactatatttctGTGGATATGAAACGCTAGACTGGgaattttagtatttaacATCTTCTGTTCTATCATCCCCAAACCTataagagagaaagagagtgtgtgtgagtgagagagaagaataagaagagaTCATCACCACATTAGACTCAACCTCGCACATACATTGGCGAAACCGAATCCATGAATCCCCACCGATCAACATTACCACATGGCCAAGCCGATCCCCCTGATCCAGATAAGATATTCTAGACAATTAGGGATCTTAATTCCAAGCCGGCAAACCCATCCAACCAATCGATCACCGCATCTCCCCTTCTTACTTATCTAGAGATAATAAtcacttcctcttccgcccATCAGCAAGCAGCATCCCCGTCTCGCGTTCCTGTCGTCGAATATACCAGAATAAGATCCCGTAGACCAGATCAAATCCCAGGAAGACAGCGCAGCACCAGAGCATGAGGGGCTGGCCCAGGAAGCCGAACCTCTCGGGCCAGTATTTCACCCGCAGGTAGAATTCGGGGACGAGGGTTAGGGAGCCTGTGAAGCGGAAGAACCTGTTTCATTATTTCAGTGAGTTGTTAGGTATGGGGTCCTTGCTTTGTGCCTTGATTGTGTAGGGAATTGAtaacgatgaggatgaagggTAGAAGCTCACCACAGATGCATTGAAAACCCCCTTGTACTCCCCATTTGAATCAAATTCCCAAGATAACCTACACTCAACACCGCCTGACACCCAATCGCACCGGCAAAGAATGCCTTTTCAACCCCCAGCTCCGACGCAGCGCACATGTGCAGGGCAACAGCGATCCCCGTCCCGATCACATAGTACCAGAGGAGATTGCGCTGCACCAGGGGTGAGCGGTCCCACTCTTTGGCGCCGTGGTAGATGGCCGCCCAGATGACGAGGCAGTCTGTGGGGAAGGTAACGAGGAATGTCGCGAAGAGCATCCAATCGTCACCGTATATGTAACCGTAGGTTATCTCCCAGGCGATATTGAGACATTGGGAGTAGAGGGGCATGGCGTAGGACTTGTCCTTTACGGAGCGGTAGACCATGCCGAAGTAGACGTAAAGCCAACTGGCGTTGGTGTAGAGGTTCAGCAAGATGATTGGGGTGGCGTAGGCTCGGATTTCGGGGGGTGCGTTGGCGAGATCGAAGCTGTCCATCTTGGATTTGAGGGGTAGGTTTGGATTGAAGGGTTGTTGGGAGTGGTTGCTGGTGCTTCGTGGTGCGAGTATGGGCTCTATGAAGGCTTGTCTAGTATACTCTAGGGAACCTTTATACTATAATGTTAGCATAGTTAATTGAATAAACCTGCACTCCCCTTGTTCCCTTCTCTCACAGGGTCCATCATAAGCAAAGGCAATGCACATCAGCCCCTCGTGATCCATCACTTGTGCTACAATCATCTCCATACTGGGATATCGAGAGCGACACAACTCCAGAAATCGGAGAAACTCTCAGGCGCACGACATCAAATCCAATGAGACCAAATCCCAATCCCTCGCCCCCCTCATTCTTGGGCCCAATCCTCATTGCTCGTCCGCCGTGCTCATGCCTGATCGTGGCATTCGAATTGGAAAAAAAGTCAATACGAGGTCTCGGGTCAAATATTGCCAGTACATACCAGGCTGCTAGATTTAACACAGGGTGTCATCAGGTATCCAAGATGACCTTGACAGTCTCCGGTCGTGCCGATAGGACAATGCCTGTATGGAAGTATATACGGTCATACAGGTACCGTTCACCGGACGGGTCAGAAAGATGCTATACAGAGTGTAAGAGAGATATGCAGGGAGTTACCAGATTGGTTGGCAAACTCCCAATGCTGTTGCGAAGGAGGCCGATAATACCACTTCAAGAGCTGGTGAAGTCCAGCGGTTGAGGCAGATCCAATTGTCAACGATGATTTCCCCGAGATTCCTCAGGATACGTTGCACTAAGAATGACAGCTGTCGGGGTGCCGTTCCAATGGCGTGCGGGTCTGGTAGTCAGATTCTCAAGTCGACCAAACCGTGTATGCATGTTATTCATGTATGGCACTGGGAAGATGTGTTTCCGGATTTTATTCTGGGAGGAGGCGGGCAGAAGGGAAACGAGTCTCCCAAGACAGACGATGTACACACACGTTTACAAGTCAACTCAATAGGTAAACGTAAACCCGGGATAATCATCGCCCAAgttctccaactcctccctGGGCAACTGATACCGAGAATCCCTCCcacctcttcctctcacCCGATTCTCCCTGACCAAATACCCCAAAAACAGCGCACAAGCAATCCCACAGATCCATGTCATACCCAGACTAACCCCATACCCAGTGCGATACCCCGGCGCCTCGTCCTCAAAGAAGATATTACTGGCAACCAGCCCGCCGCAATTTCCAAATCCGATCTGCATTGCCGACGCGATGCTCTGCTTGTAATGGCCCGCCATATTATTACTTAACCAGCCCATGAGAATCGGCTGCGTCAAGTACCCGCCGCTGGTGATGGCGAAGATAGCGAAATAGCGCGCGCCGACGGGGACGGTGGATTGCGCCAGCAGGATGACGTAGCCCATGGTTGCTACCAGGCAGCCGGTGAGGGTGAAGAGGTAGCGGTGGCGGAGGAGGTCGCTGAGGAGGGCGGCGGAGAGCGTAGTGATGGTTGCTACGACGTACACTGGGATGCTCATCACTTGGGCGCGGACTGCCGTCCAGCCGAGTTGGTGGAGGATTGTGGGGGTGAAGAAGGAGACGGCATAGCCTGTGTTTACGATGCCGAAGTACATTATCGGACTGTTTTGTTGGGTTTGTTAGTGAGGTTGATTTGATACCATGGGCAGTTACAGAGGTGATATTGAAGGAAGGCATAGGGATGATGCTACTAACCCAAGATAAATCTTCGGATCCGAGAATGTTCGCCGCATCGACTTCTTATCGAGTCGGTTCATTCGCGCTTCGCCCTGGTCTTCTTTCAGACGGGCGAGAAGTAAAGCTCGCTCGTCATCATTCAGGAACGTAGCCGACTCAGGCCAGTCCACGATGATGAATTTGGATATTGCTGCTATCACTACTGTAGCTAGGccctcgatgatgaagatccAGCGCCAGCCTTCGTACCCGGCTAGTCCGGACATGTTGTTGATGGCGTAGGCAAGGAGCTGAGATAATACTAGCATCAGCCCACATCACAGATCAGTCCAAGGTGTAGGGTGTAGAATAGCATACACCGCTGACCGCACCGGCGATGATACTGgcgctgaagaagaggttgagtCGCCATTGGAGTTCATGACGACGATAGTACATGTTTATTAGGTAAACCGCGCCTAAGATGGTTATTGAATTAAGGAGTGAAAGGACGATAGTGGAAAATTATAGCTTACCAGGCATGAAGCCAGACTCGAAGAGTCCTATCAGTACTCGACAGACGACTAAGCCGCTGAAACTGGCCGTGACGCCCTGACAGATAGTGATGGTACCTTTATAACGAAAATCAGCATTGAAACGTTCAAGCAGAGCCCTCAATCCTTTCAAGACTGGGGAACGATTCAAAGTCAATGAAGGAAACGAACCCCATGCAAACATGATCCCACTCAACCACCATGATGGCTTCACCTTCTTCAGGATCATATTACTCGGCACCTCAAACAGAATATACGGAATGAAGAACACAAATAGCGCGATATTATACTGATGTCCACTCATGCCCAGGTCATCTTCCAGACCCATCAGTCGTGCATTGCCGATGTTGATACGGTCCAGAAAAGCGAACATGAATAGGAGAGTGAGGATGGGGACAACGTGCAGGTCACATTTGCGGAGAAGTCGTCTCTCGGCGTCGCGGTCGGATCTGTCTGGTGCTTCCGAAGGGGATTTGATGTCTTCTATTGTGCACTCATCTACTTTTTCGGGATCTGTAGACATGGCTTACGGGTGTAGATGGTTTGTCTCCTGGGGAAGTGGAGTGCTTGTAGGGTTACATTTACATTGCAAGGTAGTCAGTCGGGTCATTTTTATACACGTCGAGCTGTCATGATCAGCTCTCCCCGCCAAACTCAAAGCCGTGAATCTCGAAATTCCGCATTTCTTGCCGGTCTTCCGCCcttggggatgttgtttGCCAAGAAGGCGCACAAGCCTATTCGACGAAGACCTTAGGCGAGAGGTTAAATGAAAAGTGAGGGAGGCGAGCTTAATCCTATTTTATAACTAAGGGACGAGGATTGGTCCGCAGATCGTCGAAAAGTGCGGGGGAATTCCATGACCATGCAGTTCTGAAATCCGGGGTTGGAGATGTGCTTGCACTGCGGAACGGCATTCCGCTCAAATTTTTGCCAGATTTTATCGCCTGTATACTGTCCTCCTCCACTCGTTGACTCGTCCATCCGAATCCCCAAAACTGTCAGTCCtagtctttttatattcCACGTTGCATTCCCAGGACGAGATTGCCACGCCTTCAAGGCGGAAAACATATTCGTAGCTATGTTCAAAGCCTCGCCGGTTATTATCTTCTGAGCTCATGCACCCTCCAACTCGGACAACGTATTCCTCGCGTCCTGAGCCTTCATATTCGAGACGCGGAGGACCCACGAACCTCAATTCGTGCAGTATTTGAGGAGCTTCTCCTAGCTCTACATCCGAATTCGAATTGAGAATGGATATTTGCATCTCGCCGCTATGGGCGCTGGTTTGGCCAAGACGAAAGATAGATCGATCTGGTGACCTCGGCGTTCTATCAACTCTCTTAACCTCGTCGTAGGTATATTCCCTCTCATCCTTCGGATATGTCGGATATGTTGGTGAGAACCTTGCCGTCCCTGTTACCTCGCCGTCGTATCTCGAAGAGACCCTTGAAAAATTCCAAGTTCCGTGTAACGCTCTGAAAATAGCCCTAGTTAACCCGGTCCTGGATGTATCACTGTCGTAGGTGAGCGTGTCCCTTAACGAAGCCAAAGCACGATGCGACTCGGCCAGCATTGAAGGCTTCGTTTGTCCTTCAGCCATATACCGGGTAGGAAGAACTGGTCCAAGTCTTTCCCCAACCTCCGGAAGTGGGGCCCGAGAGATCCCCATATCCCTAGCAAAGGTCTCCATCAACCCCACATAATCTCCCATTGGAAATTGGCCCCGGGAGTCTGGATCCGCATTCTTGTAGTCACGCAtcctttgtctttcttgtaCCTTGTTCTTCAGTTCTTCCGTTGAGAATTGGATTCCTTGCTCAGAATCAGCTCGATACCACGATTCCGCAACTCTTCGCGCTTGCATTTCCATGACTCCCCAGTAGGGCCCTCGGTAAAGTCCTACGAATCCTATATCGGGGACTTCTGCATTGGAGGTGCCTTTTTCATCCAAGATCAGAGGGAAGTAGGAGTCTTCGGCTGAATACTCGAGTCTGGAGAGTACGTCTTCTGGAAGAAATGAGAGGGAGGCAAATGGCGTGAAACCGGTAGCCGTGACTATAGCTGTGACGTTTTGGAGAGTGGTCATTTCGCCATCAGGACTCTTGATGTCAACGTTTGCCTGACCGGACTGTGTGCGATTTATAGCGCATACACGGCCGATCGTAGGACGTACTGAACCCGATTGTACGTACTCTGCGTAGTCGTCGCTTATAGCTATCAATGAAGGTTGTGTGTTGTTTGTGCCACCGCGAGAGCCGCCGCCGATATTCCCATAACCTGCATGCTGGTCACctagcaaagaaaggaagtaTTCATTAACCTTAGTCTCTTGCTGCTGCGAAACAGGTCCAAAGTTATACTGAACTGGTCCCGGTGGACGTCGGGCCAGATCATGTAGGACAAGGTCAAGTGGTATGAACTGAACAGTTTTTTCCTGGATGTCGTCTTGCGGAGCAGCATGTGGCAGATAATAGGGTATAGTCCAGAAGGGCCGTGTACAGATATGGTGGACTTCGTAGCCTCGATATTGGAAGGCAGTAGCACTCATactggaaaggaaaagcgcAAGCGCTGAGGCAGCCTCAGCGCCCGATATACTCCCTCCAATGACGACCAATTTACCACTACCATCCTTGGTCGCACCACATTTTTCAAGCATAAGGTATATGTCCTCTTTCGTGTGAATGGCAGAACTGTGAAACGTCTTCTCGACGAAACTAGGTAATCCTGGGATATCTGGAGTATATGGTGTTGAGAAGTAACCAGATGCGACAATGAGGTAGTCGAAGGTTTCTGATTCCACTTCTTCGTCCGTTgagattttccctttctcgTTATCCCTATACCTTCCAGTTAGCACTTTTCAGAGAACCTAAGACCAAGACAAACCACCTTTCCAGGACCCATTGTATGGTCCACAACGGTCTCGAACCTCCACTCATCTCTCGCGTCGATCCAACAACCTTGTGCCCCAGTCTCAGGGTCTCCTTAGGTATATAGCGTTCTGCATACGCCTGCAAGTATTTTCCCGCTTGCCAGGCCTGTGGAAACATAGGAATATCGGCGCCATCGATAACTGACTCCCAAGCCAGATCGGAAAAGGTCACGGTGAATCGACTCTGATTCGTGGGCATTGACGGGTCCACGAACCCATTGTGCGGGCGTTGTCCGGGGGTTGTTGTTTCTGTGGTGATATCTCGCGGTTCAATTGGCCAAAGACCACCTATTTCATGGCCCTTCTCGAAGATGGTGGGAGAAAAGGTTCCCTTGGGGTAGTTATGGAGGAGTGTTTTGGCGGCCACTAACCCCGAGGGCCCCGCTCCTGAGGGCAGTCAGCAGTTGGTCTTGTTGGTGATTCATTGAGACAATTCTCATATGTAAGGATGCTGGTATGATACCAACCAATTATGGCAACCTTCTTCGGTCGGGACATCGTTGCCGTGGGCTTCTTGGAATCGGGAAATCTTGAAGTCAGGATATTGTTGCGACCCGAAGATTAATTACCCCTCCTTTTAGTGGATCGTAGCCCCGGCCTCGAACCTTGCCTAAGACGGCTAAATGTGAACGCTGCCAGCTGCATACTAGCTTCTACATACTATAGCAGTTTTACTGCATTAGTAGTCTGCCAGGCCGACGTAGGTGATGTACAAGTgttatatatgtatatctTTGCAGTAGGATAAGTTCTTCTATCCAATGGCCATTCAGGCaacaaagaaccaaaaatTGAGCAAGTACAATTGATTAGTAGGAAAGTAGCTGTCTACAGTTGAACTCCATCCATGCAGCGGGTATCGGTTAACAAATCCACAAGTGtaaggaggaaaagaagaaaattataaaaataagatataaGGACCAAAAAGTGAAGGtaggaaagagagaaaaaagaaagaaagcggcCCGAGCCGCGGGACGTCTCGCAGATATGCTTGGGTTAAGCGATGCCCTAAGCGAAAATCATACTATACAAGAGTTAGTAAAGAGATAAAAGACAATTTCTAAGGTAGAATGAACTAACTTACCAGACCACCCGGGCTTGTTGTTGTAACAGTGCtgaaaatataatttatggAAGGAGACAGGCCTGGTGTAGGTATGGCATAGTAAGGCTTGCAGCACCATGACTTGGCGCCCAGTGCAATATGACGTTGTTGCCAAGGATAGATTTGAACTCCACCGGAACATAACCCCTTAAGTTCTTAACACCATGCATTTCTCAACCGAGACTTCTGAGAGGAATGCCCCAAGACATTCCCAGTCCCTGACGCGTAAACAACCGTTGATCGATAGCGACTTGTGGGTAGAGGTCCAGTTGGTGCAGTATGCTTGTTGCCAACAAGAGCTAGTAAGGATCGAAAGTAAGGCGGAAGTGTCGTCGATCAGTGGAAGGTTGTCAATACGCCAGTCGCTCAAGCCAGGCGGAGACATGCAACTCGTTGCTATGCTTCTCGGGATAACAGGCTTCGGTGAACTGCTGCTCCGTGACGAACGTGTCAACGTTTCTTTCCGTCAACGGAATCTTGTATCGGTTCTTCTGTCTCAAGAGTTCCCTCTCCGCGCGTGCTGAGGGAGATAGCTTGTGTAAAGTGTTGCGAATTCGCCGGATCCCGCCCTCGGGGAAGTGTAAGTGTGAGATACGAGGCGGGCCGAACGGCGTCTCAACCCGCCAGGGGTCCTCGGAGGCGATAGACCGAGCGTTCTTCTTGCGTTGTTGGGAACGGACTTTGTTGGACATTCTGACGATTAAGTGGAACCGGGATACGTAGAGTGGAGAGGTTGGAAATGTTCATAATTCGAGCagagaagcaagaaaaggggggAATGGCTCGAGGGTGTAATATATACGTTTGGCGGGTCCACTGGAGGGGGGGCTCACTTTAGTGACTTGGGGCGAAACGTGAATCCCGCCGCAAGAGCAATTGGGGGGTGCGGGGACTCTTTCGCTCTAAACCTTGAGGAGGGCGACTTCCCAATGCAGCGGCTCCGAGGAGATACTAGTTCGTAGCGTGCCGAGATGATGTGGAGAGTGACACGCAGGGATTTGCAAACTGGCTCGCCATCGACTTGGCAGTTTAAGTAAAGTTCTGGTGATCGTTGACATTGACTTTGCCTTCGCTGTGTCGATTCCCCAGGCGATCTCGACCGGGAAGTAATTCACTGAAGCTGTGCAGTCCCCTCCTAAGTAAGGTGTGAGTAGGTATGGTTGCTGTGATAATACCCGTCTGGTGATCAGAGAGCTATAACGTCATTGGATGACCTGGACATGTCCGCTAATTACTAGTCGATCCATCACCATGTCGATCATCAGGAATGGACTCGAACCAAGACTCTGGGGGTGATTTGGCTGAAGGACAAGAGCAACGACGGACAGTACATACACTATCACGTGGCACAGCAAATCCCCAGTCGAATCAGTACTCAGTACTCAGTACATGAATCATCACGTTGTCTCGCACAACTTAATGTGCGTACCTTCGTTGATGCTACACAGCCAGCCGATTCGGGTGGCGTGGAATGAGTAAGGTTGACTTGCTCTACCAATTAAGCCCTGCGTATGGTAAAGCCCCGTCATTACGAAGGATCTGACCGGAATCGGATAAGGGTACACAGTGCATAATGCGCCTTGGCGCGGAAATGATCACCGTCATGAGGTTCAAGCAATGGGAGGCTAATTATAGTATGAACTTGCCTCTCACCTACTACAGTACAATTTGTGTCGTACAGTCTTGTGTGTACACAGGCAACCGTTTATTCATTAGATGTGGTAAACTAATTACCAGTTATTGATGGGAGTAGAAGATAAGAAGGACGTAGCGTTTGGgggatcttcttctcacAAACGTCATATTAACCCAAAGTGGAGTCGGATCCTATTATTCACCCATCAAACTTTTTGTCCGCGGGTGCATCTCTGGTCATGATGTTTTCTTTACATTTCGGTAATCCTTCCCTGTTGGATTCGCAGACCACTTGATCCCCAAAGGGCCTACTGTGTAGAACGGGCTGGAACACGTctagaaagaagagaagaattcCGAGTGCGGGGTACGTAACGAACGAAccatccatggatgtctGATATGACCTACGATTAATTAACATCTCCGAGGGAGGGTGCGCCGGGAACGCGGCAAGTCTTCTGATTGGATGGTTGCAGTCAGAAGACTCGGCGTGCATTCTCGCAGGTCGTGGCCAAATCCGATCCTTGGGAAGGTGTGAAGGTGTGTAACTCCTTTGGGAAGGCAAACATGCGTGGGCAATCTCCGTTTCCTCATTGGAAGTCCTGGTCGATTGGCCGAGGGATAGGATTTTGGTCCTTTGTATGagcactacggagtatactacTACTCAGCCTACTAGCTTGTAGACagcctttttctctctcccatgTTTGTCACTAGACTGACTTCATGGAGAGTTCATTCTTTATATTGCGGTCAAAGCTCCCTAATAATGGATCTTGCCTTGATGCGAAATGTCCACTGGTGAAAGGTAGTCCTAGTCATAAGCACACAATCAACCACCGCACTCGTTAATTGGTGATACACATTATATGGCATTAATCATTTTCCAGTCGTCCAATGCAAAGCAGTAACCCATAGACTTTCAAGGGTTGATggcaaaagggaaagggcgcttttcttttcagatACAGATTCCTCTAATCCTTATCAAGTCTCAGCTGCCGGCTCTGCAAATAAAGCTCTAcgaaattaataaatctttgACACTCATTCCGATCTTCCTTTGAGTGTCTTGTAAGGAGTACTGACGATTTCCAGGGATAGGCTTGGCATGCTCTTCATGCACCGAGCCTACACTACCGCGACAATCCCGATTTAACATGAGCAGTGCAGCCGATGCTTCATGGTCCATCTCTGCTGAAGACGCATGACGAATCTGTGGTTGGAGCACCGGCGAGGGGTTGGTTGACGTTGCTGCCCAGGATCCACGGGACGACCGTAGAGTGCTGTCGCAAGGGTGAGTCGGACCCAACGCTGGACTCGGCAGGATCGAAGAGAAATCTATAGCTGTGCTTGTTGAGGGGATACGACTGCGAGGCGAAAATGCCGGTGAGGTTACGTTGGTAGCACATCCGCTAGGAAGTATGTCGGGGGACACGGAAGCCGAGTATGTACTGCCGGCCACTTCCCCTAGAACCTCGGGTGACGACGGCGAGGGAGGAGCAGGTGGCATGCGTTGGGGAGCAGCCATGTGGCTGTCACCCGCAGTTTTAAGATCATGTATACATTGCTCTAGGTAATTGACGTAGTCAATGCTTGCCTAGAGGCCAAGACCCGTTAGTT carries:
- a CDS encoding putative MFS transporter, producing MSTDPEKVDECTIEDIKSPSEAPDRSDRDAERRLLRKCDLHVVPILTLLFMFAFLDRINIGNARLMGLEDDLGMSGHQYNIALFVFFIPYILFEVPSNMILKKVKPSWWLSGIMFAWGTITICQGVTASFSGLVVCRVLIGLFESGFMPGAVYLINMYYRRHELQWRLNLFFSASIIAGAVSGLLAYAINNMSGLAGYEGWRWIFIIEGLATVVIAAISKFIIVDWPESATFLNDDERALLLARLKEDQGEARMNRLDKKSMRRTFSDPKIYLGLVASSLCLPSISPLPIMYFGIVNTGYAVSFFTPTILHQLGWTAVRAQVMSIPVYVVATITTLSAALLSDLLRHRYLFTLTGCLVATMGYVILLAQSTVPVGARYFAIFAITSGGYLTQPILMGWLSNNMAGHYKQSIASAMQIGFGNCGGLVASNIFFEDEAPGYRTGYGVSLGMTWICGIACALFLGYLVRENRVRGRGGRDSRYQLPREELENLGDDYPGFTFTY
- the afB gene encoding afB, producing the protein MDSFDLANAPPEIRAYATPIILLNLYTNASWLYVYFGMVYRSVKDKSYAMPLYSQCLNIAWEITYGYIYGDDWMLFATFLVTFPTDCLVIWAAIYHGAKEWDRSPLVQRNLLWYYVIGTGIAVALHMCAASELGVEKAFFAGAIGCQAVLSVGYLGNLIQMGSTRGFSMHLWFFRFTGSLTLVPEFYLRVKYWPERFGFLGQPLMLWCCAVFLGFDLVYGILFWYIRRQERETGMLLADGRKRK